In a single window of the Bradyrhizobium erythrophlei genome:
- a CDS encoding DMT family transporter, which yields MPLPEKKSVARTAPARADRPFRGIALILLSTVFLGTSDATSKYLSSTLPSIEIAWIRFLVFVLIMVPAMLPGTPLYALRSRRPGLQLMRAMALLASSLLFISGLRFLPIAEASATSFVSPLFVTALSIFLLGENVGLRRWVATAVGLIGVLIILRPGSSAFHPAAFFPIVSAFAWACTLIMTRMMSGRERTVTTMTWSSVAGLCILSALVPLVWVAPSWHDVLFGILIGVASTAGQWIVVLAFRYADASVLAPFSYTQLLWVSLLGFLIFGEVPDVWTVTGAAIIVASGLYTAHREHIRRSQLLALQVEPAPSA from the coding sequence TTGCCCCTGCCTGAGAAAAAATCAGTCGCACGCACCGCGCCGGCGCGCGCCGACCGGCCGTTCCGCGGCATCGCGCTCATTCTTCTGTCGACGGTGTTTCTCGGAACATCCGATGCCACCTCGAAATATCTGTCGTCGACATTGCCGTCGATCGAGATCGCCTGGATCAGGTTTCTGGTATTTGTGCTGATCATGGTGCCCGCCATGCTGCCGGGCACGCCGCTGTATGCCTTGCGCTCGCGGCGCCCCGGCCTGCAGCTGATGCGCGCCATGGCCTTGCTCGCGTCTTCGCTGCTTTTCATCTCCGGTTTGCGGTTTCTACCCATCGCCGAGGCATCCGCCACCAGTTTCGTCTCGCCGTTGTTCGTTACCGCACTGTCGATTTTCCTTCTCGGCGAGAACGTCGGTTTGCGCCGCTGGGTGGCGACCGCTGTCGGTTTGATCGGCGTACTGATCATCCTGCGGCCGGGCTCCAGTGCGTTTCATCCGGCCGCGTTTTTTCCGATCGTATCGGCATTCGCCTGGGCCTGCACCTTGATCATGACGCGCATGATGAGCGGCCGGGAACGCACGGTCACCACCATGACATGGTCGTCGGTCGCAGGCCTGTGCATCCTGTCGGCGCTGGTGCCGCTGGTCTGGGTCGCGCCGAGCTGGCACGATGTTCTCTTTGGAATTCTGATCGGCGTCGCGTCGACCGCGGGACAGTGGATCGTCGTGCTGGCGTTTCGCTACGCCGATGCCTCGGTGCTGGCGCCGTTTTCCTATACCCAACTGTTGTGGGTCTCGTTGCTCGGCTTCCTGATCTTCGGCGAAGTGCCCGACGTCTGGACCGTGACCGGGGCCGCGATCATCGTCGCGAGCGGTCTCTACACCGCGCATCGCGAGCATATCAGGCGCTCGCAGCTGTTGGCGCTGCAGGTCGAGCCGGCGCCCAGCGCGTGA
- a CDS encoding autotransporter-associated beta strand repeat-containing protein, translating to MNFARRRSALVLSVALTGLALGFLSPANAQYVVTNTSDDVNIAGSLRNALLQASATGGTITFDAGLAGQTINVGNIAGSALIASAAAPITIDGSGAPGLILSGDNTNRVFFVQSGSLDIANLTIANGRAAGGDGGFGNGGGGGGLGAGGAVYAAAGSSVTVSSVTFSQNSAVGGAGGAGGSPGYGGGGGGGLGGGGGVGGTNSGGGGGGFSGGGGGGDSLGSGTFFGFLGAGGNGSGGAGGHGATDAAPIAGGGANGGAGSVGGGGGGIGGGNGTPGGGGGGGGLAGAIGGSGGNAGGVGGGGGGNSGTGGAGAAYGGGGGSSGAGGNAGFGGGGGGSGPTGGPNSGGNGGFGAGGGGNGAYGGTGGVGGVGGQNGISNGHYLGGNGGAGAGLGGAVFAEQGATINLVGNTTFNGGSVTGGTSNTPWSSTANLGGNAGSDLFILTDTSSAGATTYTLNPGAGSTLTFNGSIADASASSLSGTNAGNSDPSYVPGGGGGLALSLTGGTVALNGINTFAGGTTVADGATLSLGNDGALGTGTLTMGQLSTDQTTLVLNGNGLNIANAMVFNSDPVITVATGNTNTMSGAISGAGDIVLNGGGTLVLSGANTYTGGTTICGTACGVAGGGSTLRVGVDTVGTPGAITSSAIGTGTLTFDGGTLQAGGNYTVANTAQINSTGGTIDANGFTFTYSGDIADAPANVGGLTIKDSAGTTGVVVLSGVNTYSGGTVISAGILQVTNSSSIGSGAVAMDGGTFQADGLGDLTFSNNFKVNTTGGAVDNNGIVLTLSGTISNGNGSTGVLQLTDSSGGSGTTVLSGVNTYTGGTNVVGTALQVTNNSSVGTGTVTLENGFFQADGLSDLTFTNNFKINATPSGSAIDANGISLTIAGNITDGSGGAGKLTVFDTYGGGVVILTGTNTYSGGTTICSCGTLQLGTLATTASIVGAVTNEGVFNIVNANTAGITSITTDGVGAFTSFFGSNTAGTAMLVNKNGGSTAFFDTSTAGSANITNKTGGTTLFGFPGGTDTSTAGNATITNNNGGTIFVAMTDAGTAHITNSNNGGTEFGELASAASATITNNNHGFTSFGQAFGTDTPTAGSATITNNSGGYTAFNAFSTAGNAIITTNSGGATYFYDNSTGGAAQFITAGTGFVDFSGSLGPNGDGLVAAGSIAGSGFYYIGAGNTLVVGGNNLSTTVSGVIADFNPCGCGPAGPGALEKVGTGTLTLSGTNTYTGNTTVNGGVLDVEGTIASSPLTTVNANASLTGAGTVGNTVIAGGGIFLPGNGTPGTSMTVSGSLAFQSGALYLVQINSVTSTFANVTGAATLAGTVGVSVAVGSTVMKQYMILTDAGGHSGAFDGVGVLGAPAGLTATLSYDPTHVYVNFALDYGASPGLNVNQRKVGTALNNFFSANGTIPAAFVALPSSGLTQISGELATGSQQATFDAMNLFLGMLTDPFIAGRGDGVTGGAGATPFAEESNGASAYASNPNARSKSERDAYAAIYRKAPVVADSFNQRWSVWGASYGGGSTTDGNAALGSNTSTARAFGVVAGADYRFSPDTLAGFALAGGGTNFSVNNLGSGRSDLFQAGAFVRHNVGAAYVSAALAYGWQDVTTDRTVTVAGVDRLHAEFNANAWSGRVEGGYRYVTPWMGVTPYAAGQFTTFSLPAYAEQVLSGSGAFALSYAAKDVTDSRSELGVRTDKSFAMPDAILTLRGRFAWAHDFNADRNIQAVFQTLPGASFVVNGAAQAHDSALTTASAEMKWLNGFSLAATFEGEFSGVTTSYAGKGVARYAW from the coding sequence TTGAATTTTGCGCGTCGCCGGTCCGCACTTGTGCTCAGCGTTGCGCTGACCGGGCTGGCTCTTGGCTTTTTGTCGCCTGCAAATGCCCAGTACGTCGTTACCAACACGTCGGACGACGTCAACATCGCGGGATCGTTGCGTAATGCCCTGTTGCAGGCCAGCGCCACGGGCGGCACCATCACTTTCGATGCCGGGCTGGCGGGCCAAACAATCAATGTCGGCAACATTGCCGGCAGCGCGCTGATTGCAAGCGCCGCGGCGCCGATCACCATTGACGGGTCGGGAGCGCCGGGCCTGATCCTTAGCGGCGACAATACCAATCGCGTGTTTTTCGTTCAGTCGGGCTCGCTGGATATTGCCAACCTGACGATTGCCAACGGAAGGGCCGCCGGCGGCGATGGCGGATTTGGCAACGGTGGGGGTGGCGGCGGGCTCGGGGCCGGTGGCGCCGTTTACGCGGCTGCAGGCAGTTCGGTCACGGTTTCAAGCGTTACCTTCTCGCAAAATAGCGCGGTGGGAGGCGCCGGCGGCGCGGGTGGCAGCCCCGGATATGGCGGCGGCGGTGGCGGCGGACTCGGCGGCGGCGGCGGCGTCGGCGGCACCAATAGCGGCGGCGGCGGCGGCGGTTTCTCCGGCGGCGGCGGCGGCGGCGATTCGCTCGGAAGCGGCACCTTCTTCGGTTTTCTCGGAGCTGGCGGCAACGGCAGCGGCGGCGCGGGTGGCCACGGCGCTACCGATGCGGCGCCGATCGCCGGTGGCGGTGCCAATGGCGGCGCCGGCAGCGTGGGCGGCGGCGGCGGTGGGATTGGCGGGGGCAATGGTACCCCCGGCGGCGGCGGTGGCGGCGGGGGCCTTGCCGGAGCAATCGGGGGCTCCGGCGGCAATGCTGGTGGTGTTGGCGGCGGCGGCGGCGGAAATTCAGGCACAGGGGGCGCAGGCGCGGCCTATGGCGGCGGCGGCGGCAGCAGTGGTGCGGGAGGCAATGCCGGCTTTGGCGGTGGCGGCGGCGGAAGCGGGCCCACCGGTGGTCCCAACTCCGGCGGCAATGGCGGTTTCGGCGCTGGTGGTGGCGGCAACGGCGCCTATGGCGGGACCGGGGGCGTCGGCGGCGTCGGCGGTCAGAACGGAATTTCTAACGGCCATTATCTGGGTGGCAATGGCGGCGCGGGAGCAGGGCTCGGCGGCGCGGTGTTCGCCGAGCAGGGCGCCACCATCAACCTCGTCGGAAATACGACCTTCAATGGCGGAAGCGTCACCGGCGGCACCTCCAACACGCCGTGGAGTTCCACCGCCAACCTCGGAGGCAATGCCGGCAGCGATCTGTTCATCCTGACCGACACTTCTTCGGCCGGCGCAACGACCTACACGCTCAATCCCGGTGCCGGCTCGACCCTGACGTTCAACGGCAGCATTGCCGATGCGAGCGCCAGCAGCCTGAGCGGGACCAATGCCGGCAATAGCGATCCCAGTTACGTCCCTGGCGGGGGCGGCGGACTTGCGTTGTCGCTCACCGGGGGCACTGTCGCGCTCAACGGCATCAACACTTTTGCCGGCGGCACGACGGTCGCGGATGGCGCCACCCTCTCGCTTGGCAACGACGGCGCGCTCGGCACCGGCACGCTCACCATGGGCCAATTGTCGACGGATCAAACGACGCTGGTGTTGAACGGCAACGGCCTCAACATCGCCAACGCCATGGTCTTCAACAGCGATCCCGTCATCACCGTCGCCACCGGCAATACCAACACGATGTCGGGCGCCATCAGCGGCGCCGGCGACATCGTGCTCAACGGCGGTGGCACACTGGTGCTGTCCGGCGCCAACACCTATACCGGCGGCACCACGATCTGCGGCACCGCCTGTGGCGTAGCCGGCGGCGGCAGCACGTTGCGCGTCGGCGTCGACACCGTGGGCACGCCGGGCGCGATTACGTCCTCGGCAATCGGCACCGGGACGTTGACCTTTGATGGCGGCACGCTGCAGGCCGGTGGCAACTATACTGTTGCCAATACGGCGCAGATCAATTCGACCGGCGGCACGATCGACGCCAACGGTTTCACGTTCACCTATTCAGGTGACATCGCCGATGCACCTGCGAATGTCGGCGGACTGACAATCAAGGACAGCGCCGGAACGACCGGCGTCGTGGTGCTGTCCGGCGTCAACACCTATTCGGGCGGCACCGTGATCTCGGCCGGCATCCTGCAGGTGACCAACAGCAGCTCGATCGGCTCGGGCGCGGTGGCGATGGACGGCGGCACCTTCCAGGCCGATGGCCTCGGCGATCTGACCTTCAGCAACAATTTCAAGGTCAACACCACAGGCGGCGCGGTCGACAACAACGGCATCGTGCTGACGCTGTCGGGTACCATTTCCAACGGCAACGGCTCAACCGGCGTGCTGCAACTGACCGATTCTTCGGGTGGTTCCGGCACCACGGTTCTATCCGGCGTCAACACCTATACCGGCGGGACGAACGTGGTTGGCACTGCGCTCCAGGTGACCAATAACAGTTCGGTCGGCACGGGCACGGTGACGCTTGAGAACGGATTCTTCCAGGCTGACGGTCTCAGCGACCTGACCTTCACCAATAACTTCAAAATCAACGCTACGCCGTCCGGAAGCGCGATCGACGCCAACGGCATCTCGCTGACGATTGCCGGCAACATCACCGACGGCAGCGGCGGTGCGGGCAAGTTGACCGTGTTCGATACATACGGCGGCGGCGTGGTGATCCTGACCGGGACCAACACCTATAGCGGCGGCACCACGATCTGCTCGTGCGGCACGCTGCAGCTCGGTACGCTCGCGACGACGGCAAGCATCGTCGGCGCCGTCACCAACGAAGGTGTCTTCAACATCGTCAATGCCAATACCGCCGGCATCACCTCGATCACCACCGATGGCGTGGGTGCCTTTACCTCGTTCTTCGGCAGCAACACCGCTGGCACCGCCATGCTCGTCAACAAGAATGGCGGATCGACCGCATTTTTCGATACCAGCACTGCCGGCAGCGCCAACATCACCAATAAAACCGGCGGCACCACGCTGTTCGGTTTTCCCGGCGGCACGGATACCAGCACGGCCGGCAATGCGACCATCACCAACAACAATGGCGGGACCATCTTCGTGGCGATGACCGATGCCGGCACCGCCCACATCACCAACAGCAATAATGGCGGAACGGAGTTCGGCGAGCTTGCATCCGCCGCGTCCGCGACCATCACCAACAATAACCACGGCTTTACTTCCTTCGGCCAGGCCTTTGGCACGGATACACCAACGGCCGGCAGCGCCACGATCACCAACAATTCCGGCGGCTACACCGCTTTCAACGCATTTTCCACCGCCGGCAACGCGATCATCACCACCAACAGCGGCGGTGCCACCTATTTCTACGACAACTCGACTGGCGGCGCCGCGCAGTTCATCACCGCCGGCACCGGCTTTGTCGATTTCTCCGGCAGCCTCGGTCCGAACGGCGATGGCCTGGTCGCGGCAGGCTCGATCGCGGGTTCGGGATTCTACTATATCGGGGCGGGCAACACGCTGGTCGTCGGCGGCAACAACCTCTCGACCACGGTCAGCGGCGTGATCGCCGACTTCAATCCGTGCGGCTGCGGGCCGGCGGGGCCGGGTGCGCTGGAGAAGGTCGGCACCGGCACGCTGACGCTATCGGGCACCAACACCTATACCGGCAACACCACGGTGAACGGCGGTGTGCTGGATGTGGAGGGAACGATTGCTTCTTCACCCCTCACGACCGTCAACGCCAACGCTTCGCTGACCGGTGCCGGCACCGTCGGCAACACCGTGATCGCGGGCGGCGGTATTTTCCTGCCCGGCAACGGCACGCCGGGCACGTCCATGACGGTATCAGGCAGTCTCGCGTTCCAGTCGGGCGCGCTGTACCTGGTGCAGATCAACTCTGTCACGTCGACCTTCGCCAACGTCACCGGCGCAGCCACGCTGGCCGGCACCGTCGGCGTCTCGGTCGCGGTCGGCAGCACGGTCATGAAGCAATACATGATCCTGACCGATGCCGGCGGCCACAGCGGCGCCTTTGACGGGGTTGGCGTCCTCGGGGCGCCGGCCGGATTGACCGCCACGCTGAGCTACGACCCGACGCATGTCTACGTCAATTTCGCGCTCGACTATGGGGCTTCTCCCGGTCTCAACGTCAACCAGCGGAAGGTCGGCACTGCGCTGAACAATTTCTTCAGTGCCAATGGCACCATCCCAGCAGCGTTCGTCGCGCTGCCGTCCTCCGGGCTCACCCAGATCTCGGGCGAGCTGGCGACCGGCTCGCAGCAGGCCACCTTCGATGCGATGAACCTGTTTCTGGGAATGCTGACCGACCCGTTCATCGCCGGCCGCGGCGACGGCGTAACCGGGGGCGCCGGCGCAACGCCGTTCGCCGAGGAAAGCAACGGCGCCAGCGCTTATGCGTCAAACCCCAACGCACGCAGCAAGAGCGAGCGCGACGCTTATGCGGCGATCTATCGCAAGGCGCCCGTGGTGGCCGACAGCTTCAATCAGCGCTGGAGCGTGTGGGGCGCGTCCTATGGCGGCGGCAGCACCACGGACGGCAACGCGGCGCTGGGATCGAACACGTCGACGGCGCGCGCGTTCGGCGTCGTCGCGGGCGCGGATTATCGCTTCTCGCCCGATACGCTGGCGGGTTTTGCACTTGCCGGCGGCGGCACCAATTTCAGTGTCAACAATCTGGGCTCCGGGCGCTCCGACCTGTTCCAGGCCGGCGCGTTCGTGCGTCACAATGTCGGCGCGGCCTATGTCTCGGCGGCGCTGGCCTATGGCTGGCAGGATGTGACGACCGATCGCACCGTAACCGTCGCCGGCGTCGACCGGCTGCACGCGGAGTTCAACGCCAATGCCTGGTCGGGACGCGTCGAAGGCGGTTACCGCTACGTAACGCCGTGGATGGGCGTCACGCCCTATGCCGCCGGACAATTCACCACCTTCAGCCTGCCGGCCTATGCCGAACAGGTGCTGTCCGGCAGCGGGGCCTTTGCACTGAGTTACGCGGCTAAGGACGTCACCGATTCACGTTCCGAGCTCGGCGTGCGCACTGACAAATCGTTCGCGATGCCAGATGCGATCCTGACGCTGCGCGGCCGTTTCGCCTGGGCGCATGATTTCAACGCCGACCGCAATATCCAGGCGGTGTTCCAGACGCTGCCCGGCGCGTCCTTTGTCGTCAATGGCGCGGCGCAGGCACATGATTCGGCGCTGACCACGGCGTCGGCCGAGATGAAATGGCTGAACGGCTTCTCGCTCGCCGCCACCTTCGAGGGCGAATTTTCAGGCGTGACTACGTCCTATGCCGGCAAGGGCGTCGCGCGCTACGCGTGGTGA
- a CDS encoding Lrp/AsnC family transcriptional regulator, producing the protein MPTLDAIDRKILSLLQSDSRTTMQELADKVGLSVSPCHRRVKLLEERGVITRYIATVDQKSLGLHVSVFISIKLARQKEEDLNRFAKAISKWDEVLECYLMTGNRDYLLRVVAADLSSYEAFLKNKLTRLDGIASIESSFALSQVKYSIALPV; encoded by the coding sequence ATGCCCACGCTTGATGCCATTGACCGCAAAATCCTCAGCCTGCTGCAATCCGACAGCCGCACCACCATGCAGGAACTCGCCGACAAGGTCGGCCTGTCAGTCTCGCCCTGCCATCGCCGGGTCAAGCTATTGGAAGAGCGCGGCGTGATCACGCGCTATATCGCGACCGTCGACCAGAAATCGCTGGGCCTGCATGTCAGCGTGTTCATCTCGATCAAGCTCGCCCGGCAGAAGGAGGAAGACCTCAACCGGTTTGCCAAAGCGATCTCGAAATGGGACGAGGTGCTGGAGTGCTATCTGATGACGGGAAACCGCGACTATCTGCTGCGCGTCGTCGCCGCCGATCTGTCATCCTATGAAGCGTTTTTGAAAAACAAGCTCACGCGCCTCGACGGCATTGCCTCGATCGAGTCGAGCTTTGCGCTGAGCCAGGTGAAGTATTCGATCGCGCTGCCGGTGTGA
- a CDS encoding aldehyde dehydrogenase family protein → MVNRMQFYIDGAWVDPVVKKSTPVVNPATEEAMYEVALGSKADVDKAVAAAKRAFETFSQTSREERVALLGRIIEVYKTRMKDIGAAVSDEMGAPLPMAEKLQAGAGLGHLASTMEVLKNYRFEEPVGSAVVVREPVGVIGMITPWNWPLNQIACKVAPALAAGCTMILKPSEFTPSSALIFAEILHEAGVPKGVFNLINGLGPEVGAAMSEHPDIDMISFTGSTRAGVDVAKRAAPTVKRVSQELGGKSPNVILEGADLTKAVTGGVMHMFNNSGQSCNAPSRMIVPLSKMKEVAAIAKGVADKTKAGDPRAEGTTIGPVVSRIQWDKIQTLIQKGIDEGATLVAGGPGLPEGVNKGFYVRPTIFADVTNDMTIAREEIFGPVLTILGAKDEADAVRIANDTPYGLAGYVSADSVESARKVGRKLRAGNVNLQGVPNDRTAPFGGYKQSGNGREWGQYGLEEYLEVKAIAGFNAA, encoded by the coding sequence ATGGTCAACCGCATGCAATTCTACATCGATGGCGCCTGGGTCGATCCGGTCGTCAAGAAGTCCACGCCCGTCGTCAACCCGGCGACCGAAGAGGCGATGTATGAGGTTGCGCTCGGCTCCAAGGCCGACGTCGACAAGGCGGTGGCTGCCGCCAAGCGCGCCTTCGAGACGTTTTCGCAGACCAGCCGCGAAGAGCGCGTGGCGCTGCTCGGCAGGATCATCGAGGTCTACAAGACCCGCATGAAGGATATCGGCGCTGCCGTCTCCGACGAGATGGGCGCGCCTTTGCCGATGGCCGAGAAGCTGCAGGCCGGCGCCGGCCTCGGCCACCTCGCTTCCACGATGGAGGTCCTGAAAAACTATCGTTTCGAGGAGCCGGTCGGCTCCGCCGTGGTGGTGCGCGAACCCGTCGGCGTCATCGGCATGATCACGCCGTGGAACTGGCCGCTGAACCAGATCGCCTGCAAGGTCGCGCCCGCCCTCGCCGCCGGCTGCACCATGATCCTGAAGCCGAGCGAATTCACCCCGTCGTCGGCGTTGATCTTCGCGGAAATCCTGCATGAAGCAGGCGTGCCCAAAGGCGTGTTCAACCTGATCAACGGTCTCGGCCCTGAAGTCGGCGCCGCCATGAGCGAGCATCCGGACATCGACATGATCTCGTTCACCGGCTCGACCCGCGCCGGCGTCGACGTCGCCAAGCGCGCCGCCCCGACCGTCAAGCGCGTGAGCCAGGAACTGGGCGGCAAGTCGCCGAACGTCATCCTCGAAGGCGCCGACCTCACCAAGGCCGTCACCGGCGGCGTGATGCACATGTTCAATAATTCCGGGCAGTCGTGCAATGCGCCGTCGCGGATGATCGTGCCGCTGTCGAAGATGAAGGAAGTCGCCGCCATCGCCAAGGGCGTCGCCGACAAGACCAAGGCCGGCGATCCCCGCGCGGAGGGCACCACCATCGGTCCGGTGGTGTCGCGCATCCAGTGGGACAAGATCCAGACCCTGATCCAGAAGGGCATCGATGAAGGTGCCACGCTGGTGGCCGGCGGCCCAGGCCTGCCGGAAGGCGTCAACAAGGGCTTCTACGTGCGTCCGACCATCTTCGCGGATGTCACCAACGACATGACCATCGCGCGCGAGGAAATCTTCGGGCCAGTGCTGACGATCCTCGGCGCCAAGGACGAAGCCGACGCGGTGCGGATCGCCAACGATACCCCGTATGGTCTGGCCGGTTACGTCTCCGCCGACAGCGTCGAATCCGCCCGCAAGGTCGGCCGCAAGCTGCGCGCCGGCAACGTCAACCTGCAGGGCGTCCCCAACGACCGCACCGCGCCGTTCGGCGGCTACAAGCAGTCCGGCAACGGCCGCGAATGGGGCCAGTACGGCCTGGAAGAATATCTCGAGGTCAAGGCAATCGCCGGCTTCAACGCGGCGTAA
- a CDS encoding SMP-30/gluconolactonase/LRE family protein has protein sequence MSDQSPRAGWQPATYYPDPAIHALDPRFEKYWLKLSVVERLTTGLRWAEGPVWFGDGRYLLCSDIPNQRILKWEEETGAVSIFRKPSNFANGNTRDRQGRLITCEHGGRRVIRTEYDGSITVLMDSFDGKRLNAPNDVVVKSDGSIWFTDPIFGLLGNYEGYVAESEIDMNVYRIDGQTGKSTIVAEGILGPNGLCFSPDEKILYIIESRGEPTRKILAYDVSPGGDKISNKRLFVDAGKGTPDGMRADIDGNLWCGWGMGDPELDGVVVYAPDGVLIGRIALPERCANLCFGGLKRNRLFMAASQSIYALYVNTQGALGG, from the coding sequence ATGTCCGATCAATCCCCCCGCGCCGGCTGGCAGCCGGCGACGTATTATCCCGATCCGGCGATCCACGCGCTCGATCCGCGCTTTGAAAAATACTGGCTGAAGCTGTCGGTGGTGGAACGGCTGACCACGGGACTGCGCTGGGCCGAGGGCCCGGTATGGTTCGGCGACGGGCGCTATTTGTTGTGCAGCGACATTCCGAACCAGCGCATCCTCAAATGGGAAGAGGAAACCGGCGCGGTCAGTATTTTCCGAAAGCCGTCGAATTTCGCCAACGGCAACACCCGCGACCGCCAGGGACGCCTGATCACCTGCGAGCATGGCGGCCGCCGCGTCATCAGGACCGAATATGACGGCTCGATCACGGTGTTGATGGACTCCTTCGATGGCAAACGGCTGAACGCGCCGAACGACGTGGTGGTGAAATCCGACGGTTCGATCTGGTTCACCGATCCGATCTTCGGCCTGCTCGGCAATTACGAGGGCTATGTGGCGGAGTCCGAGATTGACATGAATGTCTATCGGATCGATGGCCAGACCGGAAAATCGACCATCGTCGCCGAAGGCATCCTGGGGCCCAACGGGCTTTGCTTCTCACCCGACGAGAAGATTCTCTACATCATCGAATCCCGGGGCGAACCGACGCGGAAAATTCTCGCCTACGACGTGTCGCCGGGCGGCGACAAGATTTCCAATAAGCGCCTGTTCGTCGACGCCGGCAAAGGCACCCCCGACGGCATGCGGGCCGACATCGACGGCAATCTGTGGTGCGGCTGGGGCATGGGCGATCCCGAACTCGACGGCGTCGTGGTCTACGCCCCCGACGGCGTCCTGATCGGCCGCATCGCGCTGCCCGAGCGCTGCGCGAATTTGTGTTTCGGCGGCTTGAAGCGCAACCGCCTGTTCATGGCCGCGAGCCAGTCGATCTATGCGCTCTATGTGAACACGCAGGGCGCGCTGGGAGGATAG
- a CDS encoding NAD-dependent epimerase/dehydratase family protein, producing MPRILMTGASGGIGTSLRKLLPAVYPDLLLSDLKTPADLGAHEKFKAAELSDLAQVEAICEGVDGILHFGGYSVEGPWDNILQSNIIGCYNLFEAARKKGVKRIVFASSNHAIGFYPRHHHIGTDVTPRPDSRYGVSKVFGEAVGALYADKHGLKVTCIRIGNFGEKPLDHRRLSIWLKPEDLVQLCRIGLDHPDIHFEIFYGASDNERTWWDNHRAYDLGYRPTGRAEDFREHAFAEQAKLPPDPVGDFYQGGTFCGMEFDGDKSRIFDLK from the coding sequence ATGCCACGCATATTGATGACCGGCGCATCCGGGGGGATCGGCACCAGCCTGCGCAAGCTGCTGCCGGCGGTGTATCCGGATCTGCTGCTGAGCGACCTGAAAACGCCCGCCGACCTCGGCGCTCACGAAAAATTCAAGGCGGCGGAACTATCCGATCTCGCCCAGGTCGAGGCGATCTGCGAAGGCGTCGACGGCATCCTGCATTTCGGCGGCTACTCGGTCGAAGGCCCCTGGGACAACATCCTGCAGTCCAACATCATCGGCTGCTATAATCTGTTCGAGGCGGCGCGAAAGAAGGGCGTCAAGCGCATCGTGTTCGCGTCCTCCAACCATGCGATCGGCTTCTATCCGCGCCATCACCACATCGGAACCGACGTCACGCCGCGCCCCGACAGCCGCTACGGCGTCAGCAAGGTGTTCGGCGAGGCGGTCGGCGCGCTCTATGCCGACAAGCACGGACTGAAAGTGACCTGCATCCGCATCGGCAATTTCGGCGAAAAACCGCTGGATCACCGCCGGCTCTCGATCTGGCTGAAGCCGGAAGACCTCGTGCAACTGTGCCGGATCGGGCTCGACCATCCCGATATCCATTTCGAGATTTTCTATGGCGCGTCCGATAACGAGCGAACATGGTGGGACAACCATCGCGCCTACGACCTCGGCTATCGCCCGACCGGCCGCGCCGAGGACTTTCGCGAGCACGCTTTTGCCGAGCAGGCCAAGCTGCCGCCCGATCCGGTCGGCGATTTCTACCAGGGCGGCACGTTCTGCGGCATGGAGTTCGACGGCGACAAGAGCCGGATCTTCGACTTGAAATAG